Genomic window (Spirosoma sp. KCTC 42546):
CAGACAGTAGACATTGATGTCGATGCGTTTGAAGGCGAAAAGCTGATTGGCCATGTCGGTTCATTTGCCGGTGCTACGGGTGCCAAATTCACCCTGCTTCCTCCCGATAATGCAACGGGTAACTATGTAAAAGTAGTGCAACGGATTCCGGTTCGGATCGACCTGGATAAGAACAGCCCGCTATACGCTAAACTTCGCCCCGGTATGAGTGCAACGGTGGCGGTGGATTTGCAGAAGTAAACTGTTTGAGGTTTGGTGTTCGAAGTCTGAAGTTGGTAAGATCGAACTTCAGACTTCGAACACCAAACCTCAAACCAAATTTAAGAAGTTATGAATAAGCTAGGTTTTGATAAATGGATCGTCGTAATAACCGTAACGACGGCCGCCCTGCTGCAAACCATCGACTCGTCGATCGTAAACGTTACGTTGAACCAGATGATGGGTAACCTTGGCGCATCACTGGGTGATATTAGCTGGGTTGTTACAGGTTACGCAGCCGCTAGTGCCGTTATGATCACCATGTCGGGCTGGCTGACAGCCAAGCTGGGTCGACGAAATTATTTTGCCGCGTCCATTATTATGTTCACCATTGCATCGGTGTTCTGTGGTACGTCGACTAACGTGTGGGAACTGGTATTTTTTCGGGTCGTACAGGGTATCGGTGGGGGAGGTTTGTTAACGACTGCCCAGTCCATTCTGATTCAGACGTTTCCGAAAGAAGATTTAGGTATTGCCAACGCCATCTTCGGGATGGGCGTAATTATTGGTCCATCGATTGGGCCAACCCTTGGTGGGTATATCACCGATAATCTCTCCTGGAACTGGGTATTTTACATCAACATTCCCTTCGGGATTCTCGCTACGTTCCTGACATACACCTACATTAAGGAACCTGCCGAGAAAATTGCCGCCGGTAAGATGGACTGGCTGGCATTGATCCTATTGACCATGGGTATTGGCGGGTTGCAGATCATCCTGGAAAAAGGCGAAGAAAAAGACTGGTTCGATTCGACGTTCATTGTAGGCATGTCTATTGCGGCTGCCGTTGGCCTGATTGGCTTTATCTGGCGTCAGTTGTCGGTTAAAATACCCATTCTGAATCTCAGATTATTGCTCCAGCGTCGATTTGCCGTAGGGACCCTGTTCAATTTTATCCTGGGTTTCGGGCTGTTTGCCTCGGTCTTCATTATTCCGGTTTTCTGCCAGACCATTCTAGGGTTTACGGCCAGCCAGACAGGATTACTGCTGATGCCCGGTTCGATTATGACGGGTATCATGATGCCAATTGTGGGTGGACTGATGGGTAAGAATTTCATCTCACCGATCTGGTATGCAGCCATTGGCTTTTTGATGTTCTTCGGCTTCTGTTTCGATTTGTCGGCCATCAATCTGGCGGCTGGTCCCGATTATTTCTTCTGGCCGCTTATTATTCGGGGTGTTGGTATGGGACTGATTTTCATTCCATTGACAACCATTACGTTAGCTGATCTGAAAAATATCGATATTCCTCAGGGATCGGCCCTCACGGGTATGATTCGGCAGTTGGGCGGTACGTTCGGAACGGCTATTATGACAACCTACATCTCAACGCGTACCATGTTTCATGCGTCGAGACTGGGCGATAATGTCTCGATGTATAACCCACTGTCGGTCGAACGGATCAAGCAATTTACGAACCTGTTCCTCTC
Coding sequences:
- a CDS encoding DHA2 family efflux MFS transporter permease subunit codes for the protein MNKLGFDKWIVVITVTTAALLQTIDSSIVNVTLNQMMGNLGASLGDISWVVTGYAAASAVMITMSGWLTAKLGRRNYFAASIIMFTIASVFCGTSTNVWELVFFRVVQGIGGGGLLTTAQSILIQTFPKEDLGIANAIFGMGVIIGPSIGPTLGGYITDNLSWNWVFYINIPFGILATFLTYTYIKEPAEKIAAGKMDWLALILLTMGIGGLQIILEKGEEKDWFDSTFIVGMSIAAAVGLIGFIWRQLSVKIPILNLRLLLQRRFAVGTLFNFILGFGLFASVFIIPVFCQTILGFTASQTGLLLMPGSIMTGIMMPIVGGLMGKNFISPIWYAAIGFLMFFGFCFDLSAINLAAGPDYFFWPLIIRGVGMGLIFIPLTTITLADLKNIDIPQGSALTGMIRQLGGTFGTAIMTTYISTRTMFHASRLGDNVSMYNPLSVERIKQFTNLFLSKGDALMAATSKAYGMMQGTVMRQALVMTYADTFLVIGAFFLICVPLLLLFIGKKIEAPAHTEMVME